Proteins found in one Arachis stenosperma cultivar V10309 chromosome 8, arast.V10309.gnm1.PFL2, whole genome shotgun sequence genomic segment:
- the LOC130946063 gene encoding protein MIZU-KUSSEI 1 has translation MAPQLPQPQPPPPPPPKPPVQREDSGATAKKSSALNMPISLQPAYSKRRTPSRSERFFRKFKSTFRSLPIVVPPCNMPTVPRTRPGDLQIHGGKRITGTLFGHRKSRVNLAFQETPNTLPFLLLELAIPTGKLLQDMGTGMNRIAMECEKQPRNDKVELVDEPCWTMFCNGKKMGYGVKREPTDEDLSVMQLLHAVSMAVGVLPEEMSDPHDGEFSYMRAHFERVVGSKDSETYYMTMPHGNNGLELTVFFVRV, from the coding sequence ATGGCACCACAACTGCCGCAGCCCCAGCCGCCGCCGCCTCCGCCTCCAAAACCACCAGTACAAAGAGAAGATTCAGGCGCCACGGCAAAGAAGAGCTCGGCTCTCAACATGCCGATCTCCCTACAACCAGCATACAGCAAGAGAAGAACTCCTTCAAGATCCGAAAGATTCTTTCGAAAGTTCAAGTCGACGTTCCGATCATTACCCATCGTGGTGCCGCCGTGTAATATGCCAACAGTCCCCAGGACCCGTCCTGGAGACCTGCAGATACACGGCGGCAAGAGAATAACCGGTACGCTATTCGGCCACAGAAAATCTAGGGTTAACCTTGCATTCCAAGAAACACCTAATACTCTCCCGTTCCTTCTCTTGGAGCTGGCTATCCCAACGGGAAAGCTGCTCCAAGACATGGGAACTGGGATGAATAGAATCGCCATGGAGTGCGAAAAGCAGCCACGGAACGATAAGGTTGAACTTGTTGACGAACCATGTTGGACGATGTTTTGCAATGGAAAGAAAATGGGTTATGGGGTGAAGAGGGAACCCACGGATGAGGACCTGAGCGTGATGCAGCTTCTGCATGCGGTGTCCATGGCGGTCGGCGTGCTGCCGGAGGAGATGTCGGACCCTCACGACGGCGAGTTCTCGTACATGAGAGCGCATTTCGAGCGCGTGGTTGGGTCCAAGGACTCTGAGACTTACTACATGACGATGCCTCATGGGAACAATGGACTTGAACTTACTGTGTTCTTCGTGAGGGTTTGA